A single region of the Tachyglossus aculeatus isolate mTacAcu1 chromosome X1, mTacAcu1.pri, whole genome shotgun sequence genome encodes:
- the KBTBD8 gene encoding kelch repeat and BTB domain-containing protein 8 isoform X1: MAASGDLSKFSQALNGIPSSNVICGTMDPFHACSILQQLKVQYDEGQLTDIIVEVDHGKTFSCHRNVLAAISPYFRSMFTSGLTESTQKQVRIVGVEAESMNLVLNYAYTSRVMLTEANVQALFTAANIFQIPSIQDQCAKYMISHLDPQNSIGVFIFADHYGHQELKERSQDYIRKKFVCVTKEQEFLHLRKDQLISILDSDDLNVDKEEHVYDSIIRWFEHEQNRREVHLAEVFAKCIRMPLLEETFIEKIPPMFAQVLAKSSEPKGQYSANGYTQRLGMTASEMIICFDAAHKHSGKKQTVPCLDAVRGRVFKLCKPPNDLREVGILVSPDNDIYIAGGYRPSSSEVSIDHRAESDFWMYDHSGNRWLPKAPLLRARIGCKLVHCCGKLYAIGGRVYEGDGRNPLKSVECYDSRDNCWTAVSPMPVAMEFHNAVEYKENIYVLQGEFFLFFDPQKNYWGFLTPMTVPRIQGLAAVYNNSIYYIAGTCGNHQRVFTVEAYDIELNKWTRKKDFPCDQSISPYIKLVLLDNKLHLFVRATQVTVEEHIFRTSRKNSLYQYDEIADEWNKVYETPDRLWDLGRHFECAVAKLYPQCLQKVL, from the exons ATGGCTGCGTCGGGTG ACTTATCTAAGTTTTCACAAGCACTGAATGGGATTCCTTCCTCAAACGTGATCTGCGGTACAATGGATCCCTTCCATGCTTGCAGTATTCTTCAACAACTTAAAGTACAGTATGATGAAGGACAGTTGACAGATATCATAGTAGAAGTGGATCATGGAAAAACATTTTCTTGTCATAGAAATGTGCTTGCTGCAATCAGTCCTTATTTCAG atctaTGTTCACTAGCGGCCTTACGGAGAGCACACAGAAACAAGTACGAATAGTTGGTGTTGAAGCAGAGTCAATGAATTTAGTGTTGAACTACGCATATACCTCCAGAGTTATGCTGACAGAGGCCAATgtccaagctcttttcactgcaGCAAATATTTTCCAGATCCCCTCCATTCAGGATCAGTGTGCTAAATATATGATCAGTCACTTGGACCCACAAAACTCTATTGGAGTTTTCATTTTTGCTGATCATTATGGCCATCAGGAACTCAAAGAGAGATCACAAGACTACATACGTAAAAAGTTTGTGTGTGTCACCAAAGAACAGGAGTTTCTTCACTTGAGAAAAGACCAACTTATCAGTATACTAGACAGTGATGACTTAAATGTTGACAAAGAAGAGCATGTTTATGACAGCATTATCAGGTGGTTTGAACATGAGCAAAATAGAAGAGAAGTGCACCTTGCAGAAGTATTTGCCAAATGCATTCGTATGCCTCTGTTGGAAGAGACCTTTATAGAGAAAATCCCTCCCATGTTTGCACAGGTTCTAGCCAAAAGCTCTGAACCAAAAGGACAGTATAGTGCCAATGGCTATACACAAAGGCTTGGAATGACTGCTTCTGAAATGATCATATGCTTTGATGCTGCCCACAAACACTCAGGAAAGAAGCAAACAGTGCCTTGTCTAGATGCAGTCAGAGGGAGAGTTTTTAAACTATGCAAACCACCAAATGACTTGAGGGAAGTTGGAATTCTCGTGTCACCCGATAATGACATTTACATTGCAGGGGGTTACAGGCCAAGCAGCAGTGAAGTCTCCATAGACCACAGGGCAGAGAGTGACTTCTGGATGTATGATCATTCTGGCAATAGATGGCTACCCAAGGCCCCCTTGTTGCGAGCCAGAATAGGCTGCAAACTGGTGCATTGCTGTGGTAAACTCTATGCAATAGGCGGCCGGGTTTATGAAGGAGATGGGAGGAACCCACTAAAATCTGTGGAGTGTTATGATAGCAGAGATAACTGTTGGACCGCCGTCAGCCCGATGCCTGTAGCAATGGAGTTTCATAATGCTGTGGAATATAAAGAGAACATCTATGTTTTACAGG GAGAATTTTTCCTCTTCTTTGATCCTCAAAAGAACTACTGGGGTTTTTTAACCCCTATGACGGTGCCTAGAATCCAGGGCTTAGCAGCTGTGTACAATAATTCCATCTACTACATAGCTGGAACCTGTGGAAATCATCAGCGTGTGTTTACCGTAGAGGCCTATGATATTGAGCTAAATAAATGGACCCGCAAGAAAGATTTTCCATGTGATCAGTCCATAAGCCCATACATTAAACTTGTACTCCTCGATAATAAGCTCCATTTATTTGTTAGAGCTACTCAAGTGACCGTTGAAGAACATATCTTCAGAACCAGCAGAAAGAATTCGCTTTACCAATATGATGAGATTGCAGACGAGTGGAACAAAGTATATGAAACTCCAGATCGGCTCTGGGATCTTGGCCGACATTTTGAATGTGCTGTTGCTAAACTGTATCCACAGTGTCTCCAGAAAGTTCTCTAA
- the KBTBD8 gene encoding kelch repeat and BTB domain-containing protein 8 isoform X2 → MFTSGLTESTQKQVRIVGVEAESMNLVLNYAYTSRVMLTEANVQALFTAANIFQIPSIQDQCAKYMISHLDPQNSIGVFIFADHYGHQELKERSQDYIRKKFVCVTKEQEFLHLRKDQLISILDSDDLNVDKEEHVYDSIIRWFEHEQNRREVHLAEVFAKCIRMPLLEETFIEKIPPMFAQVLAKSSEPKGQYSANGYTQRLGMTASEMIICFDAAHKHSGKKQTVPCLDAVRGRVFKLCKPPNDLREVGILVSPDNDIYIAGGYRPSSSEVSIDHRAESDFWMYDHSGNRWLPKAPLLRARIGCKLVHCCGKLYAIGGRVYEGDGRNPLKSVECYDSRDNCWTAVSPMPVAMEFHNAVEYKENIYVLQGEFFLFFDPQKNYWGFLTPMTVPRIQGLAAVYNNSIYYIAGTCGNHQRVFTVEAYDIELNKWTRKKDFPCDQSISPYIKLVLLDNKLHLFVRATQVTVEEHIFRTSRKNSLYQYDEIADEWNKVYETPDRLWDLGRHFECAVAKLYPQCLQKVL, encoded by the exons aTGTTCACTAGCGGCCTTACGGAGAGCACACAGAAACAAGTACGAATAGTTGGTGTTGAAGCAGAGTCAATGAATTTAGTGTTGAACTACGCATATACCTCCAGAGTTATGCTGACAGAGGCCAATgtccaagctcttttcactgcaGCAAATATTTTCCAGATCCCCTCCATTCAGGATCAGTGTGCTAAATATATGATCAGTCACTTGGACCCACAAAACTCTATTGGAGTTTTCATTTTTGCTGATCATTATGGCCATCAGGAACTCAAAGAGAGATCACAAGACTACATACGTAAAAAGTTTGTGTGTGTCACCAAAGAACAGGAGTTTCTTCACTTGAGAAAAGACCAACTTATCAGTATACTAGACAGTGATGACTTAAATGTTGACAAAGAAGAGCATGTTTATGACAGCATTATCAGGTGGTTTGAACATGAGCAAAATAGAAGAGAAGTGCACCTTGCAGAAGTATTTGCCAAATGCATTCGTATGCCTCTGTTGGAAGAGACCTTTATAGAGAAAATCCCTCCCATGTTTGCACAGGTTCTAGCCAAAAGCTCTGAACCAAAAGGACAGTATAGTGCCAATGGCTATACACAAAGGCTTGGAATGACTGCTTCTGAAATGATCATATGCTTTGATGCTGCCCACAAACACTCAGGAAAGAAGCAAACAGTGCCTTGTCTAGATGCAGTCAGAGGGAGAGTTTTTAAACTATGCAAACCACCAAATGACTTGAGGGAAGTTGGAATTCTCGTGTCACCCGATAATGACATTTACATTGCAGGGGGTTACAGGCCAAGCAGCAGTGAAGTCTCCATAGACCACAGGGCAGAGAGTGACTTCTGGATGTATGATCATTCTGGCAATAGATGGCTACCCAAGGCCCCCTTGTTGCGAGCCAGAATAGGCTGCAAACTGGTGCATTGCTGTGGTAAACTCTATGCAATAGGCGGCCGGGTTTATGAAGGAGATGGGAGGAACCCACTAAAATCTGTGGAGTGTTATGATAGCAGAGATAACTGTTGGACCGCCGTCAGCCCGATGCCTGTAGCAATGGAGTTTCATAATGCTGTGGAATATAAAGAGAACATCTATGTTTTACAGG GAGAATTTTTCCTCTTCTTTGATCCTCAAAAGAACTACTGGGGTTTTTTAACCCCTATGACGGTGCCTAGAATCCAGGGCTTAGCAGCTGTGTACAATAATTCCATCTACTACATAGCTGGAACCTGTGGAAATCATCAGCGTGTGTTTACCGTAGAGGCCTATGATATTGAGCTAAATAAATGGACCCGCAAGAAAGATTTTCCATGTGATCAGTCCATAAGCCCATACATTAAACTTGTACTCCTCGATAATAAGCTCCATTTATTTGTTAGAGCTACTCAAGTGACCGTTGAAGAACATATCTTCAGAACCAGCAGAAAGAATTCGCTTTACCAATATGATGAGATTGCAGACGAGTGGAACAAAGTATATGAAACTCCAGATCGGCTCTGGGATCTTGGCCGACATTTTGAATGTGCTGTTGCTAAACTGTATCCACAGTGTCTCCAGAAAGTTCTCTAA